Within Haematobia irritans isolate KBUSLIRL chromosome 2, ASM5000362v1, whole genome shotgun sequence, the genomic segment aaaacgatccgttcatgaaagtgaatcaacacacatgtggtgtcaaacgggaAAAAGACGTTGTCAATTTGACAACGATAATGgtacgtgactcgaacctggattgtATGCATCATACGCTTTGACAGTCGTCTTAACACATTGCGCCAccgacggagttgccataagaacgtctaacgaatattttaggacctttcatggccaaagaaaaactaaaGCCGTTCAAGAAATCGTGAATGCCCATGGACGAAACCGTAAACATTCGGTTTTGAATTTTCGTaaccgtttccgtttcattttgtcaccgtacgttcacgattttggaatgtAATTTTTTCTAGTAGTGTAATATTATGAAATAGCAGCAACTCTAGGACATCCTTTTTAAATGTTAACATTATCCCcaatgtatgttttttttcttgttttgtttttacagtCCGCAGCCTTAAGGGCCAAAGATGCCAGTCCATTTCAAAAGACAATGCTATCCATAGCTTTAAATAGTCGTGGAGTGACCATAACAAAGACAGCAAGAGAATGGTTATTTGATGGTTACAAAGATTCTTTGGTAACAATTGGAGGTTTTGTAGCGAAATTCGTTAAAGAAGTTGAAGTACCATACGATCGAGTGGGTTGGTTATACACAGTAAGTTTCTTTGTACGGAATAATCTGTAAacgtttttgaaattgaaataatttcaattttggtcTTTCTAGCGCAATGGCAGTTCGACTTATGATGGTCACTTCAATATGTATACTGGTACTGATGATATTTCAAAAATGGGTCAAATATACGAATGGAATTATAAAACCCATAATGGTGCCTTTGAGGGTGAATGTGGCCGTGTTAAAGGTTCTATGGGTGAATTTTTCCCACCTAATTTAACGCCAGAGGATTCAGTGTGGCTCTATGTTCCGAATATATGTCGTGCTGTACCCTTAGATTATACAGAGATGGTTAAAATACATGATGTGACCGCATTTAAATTTAGTGGTACTGAGAGATCTGTGGATAATGGTAagattatggaaaatttttctatatattaaaGCAATAGTGATAAATATCACAGTATAAAATATCACAGTAACTTTATCTTTCATACACTCattcgatttggttgaaatttgaaatccagaGTTATTTTAGTTCCTTAAAAGGGCagtgctaaatttggtacatatcggacaaaaattttgaaaaaaatttctatggaaataaaattttgacaaaattttctatagaaataaaattttggcaaaactttctatagaaataaaatgttgacaaaattttttatagaaataaaagtttgtgaaaatgttctatttaaataaaatattgacaaaaagtctaattttgacaaaattttctacagatatgaaactttggcaacattttctataaaaaaaaaatttgacaaaaatttctatagaaataaaattttgtccaaattgtctttagaaataaatttttgacaaaattttctatagaataaacttttgacaaaattttctatagaaataaaattttgacaaaactttctatagaaataaaattgtgacaaaactttctatagaaataaaattgtgacaaaattttctatagaaataaaattttatgaaaatattctatttaaataaaatattaacaaaattttctataaaaataaaattttgtgaaaatattctatttaaataaaatattgacaagttgtcaatatttttgaaattgaataattttgacaaacttttctaaagaaataaaactttgataaaattttctataaaaataaaattttgacaaaatttgctaccccCAGTCCCTTCCTCACAaccaaactgttctatagaaataaaattttgacaaaactttccataaaaataacattttggaaaaattatctatagaaataaaatgttgacaaaattttttatagaaataaaaatttgtgaaaatattctatttaaataaaatattgacacaatagtctaaaattttgacaaaattttctatagaaataaaactttggaaaaattttctatcgaaataaaatgttgacaaaattttctatagaaataaaattttgacaaaattttctatagaaataaaattttgacaaaattttctatagaaataaaattttgacaaaattttctatagaaatcaaattttgacaaaattttctatagaaataaagttttgacaaaattttctatagaaataaagttttgacaaaattttctatagaaataaaattttgaaaaaaaatttgtatagaaataaaatttttacaaaaatttctatagaaataaaatttttacaaaatttctatacaaataaaattttgacaaaattttctatataaataaaatactgacaaaattttttatagaaataaaattttgacaatattttctatagaaataaagggtgatttgttaagagcttgataacttttttttttaaaaaacgcataaaatttgcaaaatctcatcggttctttatttgaaacgttagattggtccatgacatttactttttgaagataatttcatttaaatgttgaccgcggctgcgtcttaggtggtccattcggaaagtccaattttgggcaactttttcgagcatttcggccggaatagcccgaatttcttcggaaatgttgtcttccaaagctggaatagttgctggcttatttctgtagactttagacttgacgtagccccacaaaaaatagtctaaaggcgtcaaatcgcatgatcttggtggccaacttaccggtccatttcttgagatgaattgttctccgaagttttccctcaaaatggccatagaatcgcgagctgtgtggcatgtagcgccatcttgttgaaaccacatgtcaaccaagttcagttcttccatttttggcaacaaaaagtttgttagcatcgaacgatagcgatcgccattcaccgtaacgttgcgtccaacagcatctttgaaaaaatacggtccaatgattccacaagcgtacaaaccacaccaaacagtgaatttttggggatgcatgggcagttcttgaacggcttctggttgctcttcactccaaatgcggcaattttgcttatttacgtagccattcaaccagaaatgagcctcatcgctgaacaaaatttgtcgataaaaaagcggattttctggcaacttttctagggcccattcactgaaaattcgacgttgtggctcgttagtaagtctattcatgatgaaatgtcaaagcatactgagcatctttctctttgacaccatgtctgaaatcccacgtgatctgtcaaatactaatgcatgaaaatcctaacctcaaaagaatcaccctttaaaaatttataaaaatattctatagacataaaatattgacaaaattttcaatagaaataacattttggcaaaatgttctatagaaataaaattttgacaaaatttttgatagaaataaaactttgccaaaattttctatagaaatacaattttgacaaaattttttaaagaaatgaaattttgacaaaattttttatagaaataaaattttgacaaaattttctatagaaatcaaattttgacaaaattttctatagaaataaagttttgacaaaattttctatagaaataaagttttgacaaaattttctatagaaataaaattttgaaaaaaaatttgtatagaaataaaatttttacaaaaatttctatagaaataaaatttttacaaaatttctatacaaataaaattttgacaaaattttctatataaataaaatactgacaaaattttttatagaaataaaattttgacaatattttctatagaaataaagggtgatttgttaagagcttgataactttttttttaaaaaaacgcataaaatttgcaaaatctcatcggttctttatttgaaacgttagattggtccatgacatttactttttgaagataatttcatttaaatgttgaccgcggctgcgtcttaggtggtccattcggaaagtccaattttgggcaactttttcgagcatttcggccggaatagcccgaatttcttcggaaatgttgtcttccaaagctggaatagttgctggcttatttctgtagactttagacttgacgtagccccacaaaaaatagtctaaaggcgtcaaatcgcatgatcttggtggccaacttaccggtccatttcttgagatgaattgttctccgaagttttccctcaaaatggccatagaatcgcgagctgtgtggcatgtagcgccatcttgttgaaaccacatgtcaaccaagttcagttcttccatttttggcaacaaaaagtttgttagcatcgaacgatagcgatcgccattcaccgtaacgttgcgtccaacagcatctttgaaaaaatacggtccaatgattccacaagcgtacaaaccacaccaaacagtgaatttttggggatgcatgggcagttcttgaacggcttctggttgctcttcactccaaatgcggcaattttgcttatttacgtagccattcaaccagaaatgagcctcatcgctgaacaaaatttgtcgataaaaaagcggattttctggcaacttttctagggcccattcactgaaaattcgacgttgtggctcgttagtaagtctattcatgatgaaatgtcaaagcatactgagcatctttctctttgacaccatgtctgaaatcccacgtgatctgtcaaatactaatgcatgaaaatcctaacctcaaaagaatcaccctttaaaaatttataaaaatattctatagacataaaatattgacaaaattttcaatagaaataacattttggcaaaatgttctatagaaataaaattttgacaaaattttttatagaaataaaactttgccaaaattttctatagaaataaaattttgacaaaattttttaaagaaatgaaattttgacaaaattttttatagaaataaaattttgacacaattttctttagaaataaaattttgagaaaattttctaccccCAATCCCTTCCTCacaaccaaatgttctatagatataaaattttgacaacattttttatagaaataaaattttataaaaatagtctatagaaatcaaatattggtaaaattttctataaaattaaaattttgtgaaaaaattgacaaaatagtttaaaattttgacaaaattttctatagaaataaaatgtagacaaaattttctatggaaataaaattttgacaaaattttcgatagaaataaaattttgacaaaatttcaatagaaataattttttttttatatcaataaaattttgtgaaaatattctatttaaataaaatatttattgaaaaaattttctatagaaataaaaatttttagttttgctgcaagtagaggatgctgatgaggaatgtggtaattccgaaacgtgcgtccatccaaccatcttgcagtctatagggctttgcccaaataaatttgacaaaacattcttttcctctgttggttaagctacacttgtagtttaatcaatgcatggttttaagctgaaatcaaaaaacaacaacaatgcttaaagaacaaaacaaacaataacaaaacaaaacgaataaataatattttgacaaaattttctatagaaataaaattttgacaaaattttctatagaaataaaattttaacaaaattttgtagacataaaattttgacaaagttttctataggaaaaaaatgtttgacaaaattttccatagaaataaaattttgacaaaattttctttagcatctaaaactttgaaaaaattttctatagaaattaaattttaacaacatttttttaaataaaaatttgacaacattttctatggaaataaaattttgacaacattttctatggaaataaaattttgacaaaattttctatggaaataaaattttgacaaaattttctatagaaataaaatttttacaaaattttctatagaaataaaatttttacaaaattttctgtagaaataaaattttgacaaaattttctatagaaattacactttaacaaaattttttagaaataaaattttgacaaagttttctatagaaataaaattttgacaaaattttctatagaatctaaaactttgaaaaaattttctatagaaattaaattttaacaaaattttttagaaataaaaatttgacaaaattttctatagaaataaaattttaacaacatttcttagaaataaaaatttgacaacattttctatggaaataaaattttgacaacattttctatggaaataaaattttgacaaaattttctatggaaataaaattttgacaaaattttctatagaaataaaattttgaaaaaattttctatagaaattaaattttagcaaaattttttagaaataaaaatttgacaccattttctatagaaataaaattttaacaaaattttttagaaataaaaatttgacaacatgttttatggaaataaaattttgacattttctatggaaataaaatgttgacaaaattttctatggaaataaaatgttgacaaaattttctatggaaataaaattttgacaaaattttctatagaaataaaattttgaaaaaattttctatagaaataaaattttgacaaaattttctatagaaataaaattttggaaaaatttctatagaaataaaattttaccaaattttttagaaaaaaaaattcgacaacattttctatagtaatatagcATTAAGAGCCTATGTATTTGTTGAGCTGAATGAGACCGTTGCAAATTGataccaaatttatttaaatgccCTTTGTTCATACACCATAGTCTATTCTGTTTATAAATGTAATAATCATTAAATGCCTACGTACGATTATAAATTTTCTGTTCATTTTAATGTCTCACCTAATCTGctctataaagacaaaacacTATTGTTTCTTTGTTCATAAAATTCCATTGCTTCTTTAGAAATCCCTTAACAAAGGCCTTTAATGTTTACAACtttataatttcttttacaGCCAATTTAGCGAATTGAcaacaataaattttgaatttatgaaTCCAAGTTAATCAATTTGCTTTCGTTTATTTGCAGGTACCATTTATCcagaaaataaatgtttatgtgTAAATGGCAAATGTGAAGCCTCGGGCCTCTTCAGTATATCACCATGCAAATATAATTCTTCAATATATATGTCATACCCACATTTCTACAGGGCAGATCCAATTTATCTAGAAGCTGTGGAGGGCTTAAATCCAGAAAAAGACAAACATGAATTCTTCATGACCTTAGAGCCAATGTCGGGTGTACCCATGGATGTGGGTGGAGGTTTTCAAGCAAATTATTTAATGGAACCAGTAGCAGGCATAAAGTAAGTGATAATGCCAATCACTTTTATATGAACAATTCTAATCTCTTTTATTTTCCCCCTATTTTATAGGCCTTATCAAGGAATACCACGAACTTTTATACCCATCATGTGGGCTGAAGAACGTGTACGGGTACCTCCAGAGATAGCAGCTAATATCGCATTGGTCCCTTTGATTATATTAATTGGACAAATAGTCACGGGTATTCTATTTGCCTTGGGTTCCATAATGATTTGTTGGTATCCCACCAAATTCATAACACATTTGTGCCATGATCCTAAGGGCAAACATGCTCTGTTAAGATCATTATCAACACCAAAGAATACAGTATCGATTAGCATAGCAAAGCCTCATTATAACACCCGAGAGAATTTATCCTTGTTGGATAGgaaacatggtgttaatttaatACGTGCCAATAATAAATCTTCACTAACCGAAGGTTTACTAAGTAACAGTAACACAACGTCCCAGAATACCTCCAGTGATGTGATAGCCAATAATGacacatagttttttttttttggtttggtttatatttttatattcttgTAATTCTACTTGTATTATTATTAAGAAGAGAAAACAGCCTTTTTTGTTAAAGCATTTTCCAATTGTTTTTATGCCTAtgtaaatattgtataaatatgtattaAAATTCTAAGATAAAGTCCAAAGAAAGaaattaagaattattttttttttgtggggtcTATACGAAAGCGAATTTCATGTAATATAACTTCATGGAATATGTAATATAACTTATGGCCCctaaaataaaccccaataaaCAGAATTAAAGCCCAATATTTATATGAAGCAAATactcaaatttgtaattaaattatgaaatttagaaatatataaaaaaagaactaAATAGGTCCTAAAATGTGTgccttttaattaatattgtgaaaaaatagtTCCAAAATTCTTGTTTACATAGTTTTTGCATAACTAgggtttataataaaaaaacaaaaacgaaagaaataaaaggttTTTGGGTAGAGTTATACAAACAATATCCATGTAAACGTGACCAGGTTTTTGGCTTTGGGGGCCAATGAAATAAGTCGCCCAAAGAGAATTACCCTTATtactgaagtcgccctcgccgtcgcttttcgtttgtcgccactaattggtattccgttcgtcgcTATATCCTGCTATCGATtaaaatcggtattcctggtgtcgATTTTTGTCGCCAatatcgtcgctttttgtcgccgttaaatttaccagcgacgagtttagtgattaaattttgaagaagtttttttagactttattaatcgaattgaaaaataaatttgaaaaaatagaaattggtaagaagtaaagtgactaatcttcaaaaattaccaaaaaattaaaaaaaaaaggaacTAGAGATCAgccattatttattatttattttgattttccaagccaaaattggattactatatataattataaccctgccagcatttcaaagttccatttcatcttcatcgctaccacagactcgtaaatgtcaccacaaccatcgcgaactgtgatgagggaagcatatcaaaaagtacaaaatgtacatgaaagtattttgccatcactactgttagaagagccattttattttttgtgaaacgctaagcgcaaccagctagttatattttatttaaataaaaacgaaaataaagttctgaaaacatagatattacgcttaaaattgtgaaaggtatatggtgaacaattttccactttccaaatagaataaagtgataattttttcaaatatttttccaggcacactgtctccatcgaaaataaacaaactggctgatagacgctgcactatgtaacttgctacttaaaactcaacatcattgttttattaatgcaaaaaattatgttaaatgtaatgagataaaccgaaaaatgtaatatttataagaaattataaatgtttaatcaaatcaatagacatctacacaatcgtgttttacttgaccacaatgattcttctacaattaccttaaaatgcactttttctgatagtttgcaggggttcttattggcgtccttcgaaattgatctaaataggcacctaataattgcactgatgagaaactttttcgtagtaacttggcgtggtacaacttctcaatagtgacggcgcttttccgacgagattttgatgtcgtatatgattgttttcgacgtagtggggattctcagaagcgcccccaaattcaaaaaatgttggcagggaattaaaggtgggtattacgttcgagtttagccgctaaattcgtcattttttcactaaagtgaaaactaaatcagtaaaaaaaaggccataaaattatacatatttgttgcagatttcattataacttgatggggaatagcccaaagcaaattttcacaaagttagtattccttaaaatggattattaaagaaaagtaatcgtgaaaaaataacgattttagtggctaaactcgaatttaatacccaccttaagggtGAATATGAAACATGGGTCCAAGTGTAGTGTACAACAAACAATATTTCTTGGGATattatatgatttttatttaacgatctctattttatttaacaaaattccaaAACGAACTAATGAAATAAGAACCCAAAATATTGAGAATTACCATAAAACAGAAATtgagaaatattaaaaattttattttattttgttcttgttagcccactttggatacTTTCCCTACAACccagccaacattttttgaatttggggggcgcttctgagaatccccactacgtcgaaaacagtcgtataccatatccaaaactcctcggaaaag encodes:
- the pes gene encoding peste, whose amino-acid sequence is MTSRQCICVKRFLIIGFGLLSILAGVYLYLNWIQMFTEMRGKEMALSATSPAFQGWKASPIPLDFDVYLFNWTNPEDYYVGSPRKPRFEQLGPYRFRETPDKVDIVWHTSNHSVSFRKKAIFHFDARGSNGTLNDIITTVDTVAHSAALRAKDASPFQKTMLSIALNSRGVTITKTAREWLFDGYKDSLVTIGGFVAKFVKEVEVPYDRVGWLYTRNGSSTYDGHFNMYTGTDDISKMGQIYEWNYKTHNGAFEGECGRVKGSMGEFFPPNLTPEDSVWLYVPNICRAVPLDYTEMVKIHDVTAFKFSGTERSVDNGTIYPENKCLCVNGKCEASGLFSISPCKYNSSIYMSYPHFYRADPIYLEAVEGLNPEKDKHEFFMTLEPMSGVPMDVGGGFQANYLMEPVAGIKPYQGIPRTFIPIMWAEERVRVPPEIAANIALVPLIILIGQIVTGILFALGSIMICWYPTKFITHLCHDPKGKHALLRSLSTPKNTVSISIAKPHYNTRENLSLLDRKHGVNLIRANNKSSLTEGLLSNSNTTSQNTSSDVIANNDT